A genomic stretch from Coffea arabica cultivar ET-39 chromosome 10c, Coffea Arabica ET-39 HiFi, whole genome shotgun sequence includes:
- the LOC113714147 gene encoding uncharacterized protein: MEDHSQAPPPDLHSGRSLEGVCRKCKSFVRRCYPERHPSPLKTTDTNKHRSLEKEHKALDRSNCNQVNMNGMHDCRYNEEGSPRGIPKRGSYEKAYFTRSPLSSPPASRNTSPSPLSRSTSKRSLTPIRSAAANLLRSMSRRKSAEATTLPSTLSRSVSRKASTTIMYSNSNGLMKPPAMEMTLECTLEELCFGCIKKMKITRDSVTDDGQLIQEDEVLTIKVKPGWRKGTKITFEGMGNEMPGADPADVIFTVLEKRHHMYRREGDDLELAVEIPLVKALTGCIFAIPLLGGEKMILTIDDIIYPGYQKIIPGHGMPKPHEQGERGNLIITMLVKFPTELTDEQRSEIVSILRDSC; the protein is encoded by the exons atggAAGATCATTCTCAGGCACCACCACCGGACTTGCACAGTGGCCGCAGCCTAGAAGGCGTATGTAGAAAATGCAAATCATTTGTCAGAAGATGCTATCCGGAGAGGCATCCATCTCCTTTGAAAACAACTGACACAAACAAGCATAGATCGCTGGAAAAGGAACACAAG GCTCTTGACCGCAGCAATTGCAACCAGGTAAACATGAATGGGATGCATGATTGCAGATACAATGAAGAAGGATCCCCAAGAGGAATACCAAAGCGTGGAAGTTATGAGAAAGCCTACTTCACACGTTCACCTCTATCAAGCCCTCCTGCTTCAAGAAACACAAGCCCGTCTCCTCTGTCCAGAAGTACAAGCAAAAGGAGTTTAACCCCAATCCGTTCTGCTGCAGCTAATCTCTTGAGAAGCATGAGCCGCCGAAAAAGTGCTGAAGCAACTACACTCCCTAGCACGCTTTCTAGGAGTGTAAGCCGAAAGGCTTCAACAACAATCATGTATTCCAACTCGAATGGGCTAATGAAGCCCCCGGCAATGGAAATGACCCTCGAGTGCACGCTTGAAGAGTTGTGCTTTGGATGCATCAAGAAGATGAAGATCACAAGAGATTCAGTAACTGATGATGG GCAATTAATACAAGAAGATGAAGTGCTAACCATCAAAGTTAAGCCAGGATGGAGAAAAGGAACAAAGATTACATTTGAAGGGATGGGAAACGAGATGCCCGGGGCAGATCCTGCAGATGTTATATTCACAGTTTTAGAGAAACGACACCACATGTATAGAAGAGAAGGGGATGATTTGGAGTTGGCAGTTGAAATCCCTTTGGTAAAAGCTCTAACCGGCTGTATTTTCGCAATCCCTTTATTAGGAGgagagaagatgattttgaCGATTGATGATATCATATACCCTGGTTATCAAAAGATCATACCAGGACATGGTATGCCAAAGCCACATGAACAAGGGGAAAGAGGAAACTTAATAATAACGATGCTTGTTAAGTTTCCAACAGAACTCACAGATGAACAGAGATCTGAAATTGTTAGTATTTTACGAGATTCTTGTTGA